In the genome of Mucisphaera calidilacus, one region contains:
- a CDS encoding helix-turn-helix transcriptional regulator, with the protein MSKSRVMTPDTASFAPWDHGSEHLFRLLKGVVKINGFSLAILDPSRPREDGFLAGAGISKDEVDRWCGSGYANDPLYQEALRKGIASGRGLKTKPSPPAPGKQIVIATEPVGPESKAVWVLIGGRDSALSEDELAAWPLLLKSIRTSFDYMPEPGMSRVVLGSDDRVIHADPVLRSRAISQPEVLSDLSANLRPIIEQRWPETEYFERHDLSIEVNGEPTWVRFHFGHAPGESEGEHLYVELRPLSEDDVPPSGLVPDDRIAQAAGYISDNFASSPNLTEISASVETSPFHFHRLFSKQMNISPKHYLLRLQMQIAKWMLRASRKPIGTIAMDTGFSSHGHFTATFHRIVGMSPTQYRESN; encoded by the coding sequence CGTTGTGAAGATCAACGGTTTTTCGCTGGCGATTCTGGACCCGTCGCGTCCGCGTGAGGACGGCTTCTTGGCCGGTGCGGGGATCAGCAAGGACGAGGTGGATCGCTGGTGCGGGAGCGGTTATGCGAACGACCCGCTTTATCAGGAGGCGTTGCGTAAGGGGATTGCGAGTGGTCGCGGGCTGAAGACCAAGCCGTCGCCGCCCGCGCCGGGCAAGCAGATCGTGATCGCGACGGAGCCGGTGGGTCCTGAGAGCAAGGCTGTGTGGGTTCTGATTGGTGGCCGTGACAGCGCGTTGTCGGAGGATGAGCTGGCTGCGTGGCCGCTGCTGCTCAAGAGCATCCGCACGTCGTTTGATTACATGCCGGAGCCGGGTATGTCGCGTGTGGTTCTGGGCAGTGACGACCGCGTGATCCATGCGGACCCGGTGCTGCGCAGCCGTGCGATCAGTCAGCCGGAGGTTCTGAGTGATCTGTCGGCGAACCTTCGTCCGATCATCGAGCAGCGTTGGCCGGAGACGGAGTATTTCGAGCGTCACGACCTGTCGATCGAGGTGAACGGCGAGCCGACGTGGGTTCGGTTCCATTTCGGGCATGCCCCGGGCGAGTCGGAGGGCGAGCACCTGTATGTGGAGCTACGTCCGTTGTCGGAGGATGACGTTCCGCCGAGCGGCCTGGTACCGGACGACCGTATTGCGCAGGCGGCTGGTTACATCAGCGACAATTTCGCGTCGTCGCCGAACCTGACGGAGATCTCGGCGTCGGTGGAGACGAGCCCGTTCCACTTCCACCGCCTGTTCTCGAAGCAGATGAACATCAGTCCGAAGCATTATCTGCTTCGTCTTCAGATGCAGATCGCCAAGTGGATGCTTCGTGCGAGCCGCAAGCCGATCGGCACGATCGCGATGGACACGGGTTTTTCGAGCCACGGTCACTTCACGGCGACGTTCCACCGGATTGTGGGAATGAGCCCGACGCAGTACCGCGAGAGCAACTGA